One genomic region from Terriglobales bacterium encodes:
- a CDS encoding FdhF/YdeP family oxidoreductase, with translation MKTSHSSDVIQGDEQCRDGHYRAKQELRTKTRTSTGADPVVELNPNDSTSQQAQNPTDLGKLRIGRASEEAAGIPAIWNTMLYGIGEMGPVRSTEAFLKINQVTGFDCQSCAWPSPDKKRKIFEFCENGAKAVSDESTKKRVEADFFAQYSIADLAAKSDYWLNQQGRLTSPMVRHANATHYQPITWSDAFAMIAQELNGLDSPNQASFYTSGKTTNEPAFLLQLFARQFGTNNLPDCSNMCHESSGVAMVETLGVGKGTATLEDMESTELIFIFGNNPGTNHPRMLTSLQKAKDRGAKIIAVNPLPEVSLMRVTNPNPQDYSNPFELPFALLGNGHALADLYLPVRVNGDVATIKGILKDLFERERAGHVSQIDRDFIQTFTEGFEALLADVETTSWEEIEENSGLSRNQLHVAADMYAASKKTIIAWCLGVTQQRNGVDNVSMIVNLLLVGGHIGRAGAGTVCVRGHSNVQGDRTMGVWERPPKAFLDVLGKEFNFEPPRKSGYDTVETLHAMFDGDVKVFFAISGNFISNTPDTVYSAHAMQRCKLTVHVSTKLNRSHLITGERALILPCLGRTEEDIQKTGKQFLTIEDSMGIINPSEGFFRPASPELMSDVAIVANLAHATLGSRTTTNWLGFAADYNLIRDAISKVIPGFENFNARLAKEQFFYLPNAAKHRIFKTSSGKAKLSVCPIPKHDLKHDEFLLTTIRSHDQFNSTIYGLNDR, from the coding sequence ATGAAAACGTCACACAGTTCAGACGTAATCCAAGGGGACGAGCAATGCCGAGATGGGCACTATCGCGCCAAGCAAGAGCTGCGCACGAAGACTCGGACCAGCACAGGCGCAGATCCTGTCGTGGAACTCAATCCGAACGACTCGACTTCCCAGCAAGCGCAAAACCCAACGGATTTGGGCAAGCTCAGGATTGGACGTGCCTCGGAGGAGGCTGCCGGCATTCCTGCCATCTGGAATACCATGCTCTACGGAATTGGCGAAATGGGACCAGTTCGATCGACCGAAGCTTTTTTGAAAATCAACCAAGTAACTGGGTTCGACTGCCAGAGCTGCGCATGGCCAAGTCCTGACAAGAAACGGAAGATTTTTGAGTTTTGCGAGAACGGCGCCAAGGCGGTCTCCGATGAGTCAACAAAGAAGCGCGTCGAGGCGGACTTCTTTGCGCAGTATTCCATAGCAGATCTGGCCGCAAAATCCGATTACTGGCTGAATCAGCAGGGGCGTCTGACTTCGCCAATGGTACGGCACGCGAACGCAACGCACTATCAGCCGATCACATGGTCAGACGCGTTTGCGATGATCGCTCAAGAGCTGAACGGCCTGGATTCGCCCAACCAAGCCAGCTTCTACACCTCTGGCAAGACGACCAATGAGCCTGCCTTTCTTCTGCAATTATTCGCGCGGCAGTTCGGAACCAACAATCTGCCGGATTGCTCGAACATGTGCCACGAGTCGTCGGGAGTTGCGATGGTTGAGACGCTCGGCGTTGGCAAGGGCACAGCCACGCTGGAAGATATGGAGAGCACCGAGCTCATCTTCATCTTTGGAAACAATCCTGGGACAAACCACCCGCGAATGTTAACATCGCTTCAGAAGGCCAAGGACCGCGGGGCAAAGATCATCGCGGTCAACCCCTTACCTGAAGTAAGCCTGATGAGGGTAACGAATCCAAACCCCCAGGATTATTCGAATCCTTTTGAACTGCCCTTTGCACTGCTTGGGAATGGCCACGCCCTTGCCGATCTGTATCTCCCCGTGCGCGTCAATGGAGATGTAGCGACAATCAAAGGCATTCTAAAGGATCTGTTCGAGCGCGAGCGTGCGGGACACGTCTCGCAAATTGACCGTGATTTTATTCAAACGTTCACCGAAGGCTTCGAAGCACTCCTGGCCGATGTAGAAACCACAAGCTGGGAAGAGATTGAGGAAAATAGCGGGCTGAGTCGAAATCAGCTGCATGTGGCCGCCGATATGTACGCGGCCTCAAAGAAGACCATAATCGCGTGGTGCCTGGGCGTTACGCAGCAACGCAACGGCGTCGACAATGTTTCGATGATCGTGAATCTTCTGCTCGTTGGCGGTCACATAGGACGCGCGGGGGCAGGCACTGTGTGTGTACGTGGACACTCAAATGTCCAGGGTGACCGTACAATGGGTGTGTGGGAGCGGCCGCCAAAAGCATTTTTGGATGTCCTAGGGAAAGAGTTCAACTTTGAACCGCCCCGAAAGTCAGGGTACGACACCGTCGAGACGTTGCACGCGATGTTCGACGGAGACGTCAAGGTCTTTTTTGCGATCAGCGGAAATTTTATTTCGAACACGCCTGACACGGTCTACAGCGCTCACGCTATGCAGCGCTGCAAGCTTACCGTTCACGTTTCCACCAAACTAAATCGCTCTCATCTGATTACAGGGGAGAGAGCACTGATCCTGCCTTGCCTGGGGCGGACGGAGGAAGACATACAAAAGACCGGCAAGCAGTTCCTGACGATCGAGGATTCCATGGGTATTATCAATCCGTCCGAAGGCTTCTTTCGGCCCGCTTCACCCGAACTGATGAGCGATGTAGCGATCGTTGCGAATCTGGCGCATGCTACTTTGGGGTCTCGAACGACCACAAATTGGCTGGGCTTTGCGGCGGACTACAACTTGATCCGTGATGCGATTTCCAAGGTGATTCCGGGATTCGAGAACTTCAATGCACGACTTGCTAAGGAACAATTCTTCTATCTGCCGAATGCAGCGAAGCACCGCATCTTCAAAACGAGCTCCGGCAAGGCGAAGCTAAGCGTTTGCCCGATCCCAAAGCATGACCTGAAGCATGACGAATTTCTTTTAACAACGATTCGCAGCCACGATCAGTTCAATTCCACGATCTATGGACTCAACGACCGCT
- a CDS encoding zinc-binding dehydrogenase, with the protein MTAGRGVDAVFDNVGGPMFEPALRSLRVGGRRVAISSKGGPRVAFNLIDFYHNFSRLLGVDSYGLTSQQVVEIENELCPGFETGVLRPPPIEIVPFAKGVDVYNRVAVGQAKAKQVLSFDWGMNRKEIPNIPRVTEGSHISAVQEFELRKASPGGRLGDSSDVTPFG; encoded by the coding sequence ATGACGGCGGGAAGAGGAGTCGATGCTGTCTTCGACAACGTGGGTGGCCCAATGTTCGAGCCAGCGTTGCGATCCCTCAGAGTTGGGGGGCGACGAGTGGCAATCTCAAGCAAGGGAGGCCCGCGCGTCGCTTTCAACCTCATCGACTTCTATCATAATTTCTCCCGGCTGCTCGGGGTAGACAGTTACGGCTTGACTTCGCAACAGGTAGTGGAAATCGAGAACGAGCTCTGCCCGGGTTTTGAAACGGGAGTCTTAAGGCCGCCACCGATTGAAATTGTTCCATTTGCAAAAGGTGTGGACGTATACAACCGGGTGGCTGTCGGACAGGCGAAAGCGAAGCAGGTGCTCAGTTTCGATTGGGGCATGAACAGAAAGGAAATTCCGAACATACCAAGAGTTACTGAAGGGAGTCATATATCGGCCGTGCAAGAGTTCGAATTGAGAAAGGCCTCGCCCGGCGGTAGGCTAGGCGATTCAAGTGACGTGACACCGTTCGGCTAG
- a CDS encoding alcohol dehydrogenase catalytic domain-containing protein, whose translation MSTSVMKALRFAEFGPPSLLRIAEVTIPEPGDGEAIVHVIAAAINPSDVANVSGRFKNTTLPQIPGRDFAGVVVTGKQHEGEEVWGSSPNLGTARDGSHAEYVVVPVGTVSLKPKSLSMAQAAAIGVPFVTAWASVVNAAQIQPDESILIVGAAGAVGQAATQIANCKRARYWRRYYIRSDSGYGVCRQYQDRRSS comes from the coding sequence ATGAGTACTAGCGTAATGAAAGCATTGCGTTTTGCTGAGTTTGGACCGCCGTCCTTACTGCGAATCGCAGAGGTCACGATTCCAGAGCCGGGCGACGGGGAAGCAATCGTTCACGTGATTGCTGCGGCGATCAACCCCAGCGACGTCGCGAACGTCTCGGGACGCTTCAAGAACACGACTTTGCCGCAAATCCCAGGCCGGGATTTTGCCGGCGTTGTTGTAACGGGGAAGCAGCACGAAGGCGAAGAAGTCTGGGGCAGCTCCCCGAATCTCGGTACCGCGCGCGATGGATCTCACGCGGAATACGTCGTTGTCCCTGTAGGGACGGTGTCGCTAAAACCGAAGTCGTTGAGTATGGCGCAGGCTGCGGCGATCGGAGTTCCGTTCGTTACGGCTTGGGCATCTGTTGTGAATGCAGCTCAAATTCAACCTGACGAGAGCATTCTCATCGTCGGCGCCGCGGGTGCGGTGGGGCAAGCAGCCACACAGATCGCAAACTGCAAGCGGGCGCGTTATTGGCGCAGATACTACATCCGATCCGATTCCGGGTACGGAGTCTGTCGTCAATACCAAGACCGAAGATCCTCGTGA